A window of Ruminococcus champanellensis 18P13 = JCM 17042 contains these coding sequences:
- a CDS encoding phenylacetate--CoA ligase family protein codes for MYWNESMECATLNEMRALQSFRLSQTVRRVYERVPLYRKRMDEAGVSPADIRSVDDLHKLPFTYKQDLRDTYPYGMFAVPMSEIVRLHASSGTTGKQIVVGYTRKDLDTWAECCARALTAAGATKEDIIHVSYGYGLFTGGLGVHGGAEKAGMTVVPVSVGNTKRQINILRDFKPTFICCTPSYALFLAETMAEMGIDKSELALKVGIFGAEPWTEEMRKEIEAKLGLKAMDIYGLTEIIGPGVAFECQEQSGMHINEDNFIAETIDPDTGEVLPIGTQGEIVFTCINKQGFPLLRYRTRDIGVLVREKCSCGRTLIKMKKPAGRSDDMLIIRGVNVFPSQIESVLLQLGNTAPYYQLIVGRVNNTDTLEIQVEITPEMFSDTVRSLEEQSRNIKQAVESTLGISAKITLVEPKTIPRVEGKAVRVVDTRKLHD; via the coding sequence ATGTATTGGAATGAAAGTATGGAATGCGCAACGCTGAATGAAATGCGGGCACTCCAGTCCTTCCGCCTGTCCCAGACAGTCAGAAGAGTGTACGAACGGGTACCCCTGTACCGGAAGCGTATGGATGAAGCAGGGGTTTCTCCGGCGGATATCCGCAGTGTGGATGATCTGCACAAGCTGCCCTTTACTTATAAACAGGATCTGCGGGATACCTATCCCTACGGTATGTTCGCAGTGCCCATGAGCGAGATCGTGCGTCTGCATGCCTCCAGCGGCACCACTGGCAAGCAGATCGTAGTGGGCTATACCCGGAAGGATCTGGATACCTGGGCGGAATGCTGCGCAAGAGCACTGACCGCAGCAGGGGCTACCAAGGAGGATATTATCCACGTTTCCTACGGCTATGGTTTGTTCACCGGCGGACTGGGCGTGCATGGCGGTGCCGAAAAGGCTGGCATGACTGTTGTGCCGGTTTCTGTGGGCAATACCAAGCGTCAGATCAACATTCTCCGGGACTTCAAGCCCACCTTTATCTGCTGCACCCCCTCCTATGCGCTGTTCTTGGCAGAGACTATGGCAGAAATGGGCATTGACAAGAGCGAACTGGCTCTGAAGGTTGGTATTTTCGGTGCAGAACCCTGGACAGAGGAAATGCGTAAGGAGATCGAGGCAAAGCTGGGACTGAAGGCAATGGACATTTACGGTCTGACCGAGATCATCGGGCCCGGCGTTGCCTTTGAGTGCCAGGAACAGTCCGGCATGCATATCAATGAGGATAACTTCATTGCAGAAACCATCGATCCGGATACGGGAGAGGTGCTGCCGATCGGCACACAGGGCGAAATCGTCTTCACCTGCATCAATAAGCAGGGCTTCCCGCTGCTTCGGTATCGGACACGGGATATCGGTGTACTGGTTCGTGAAAAGTGCAGCTGCGGCAGAACCCTGATCAAGATGAAGAAGCCTGCGGGCAGATCCGATGATATGCTGATCATCCGGGGTGTCAATGTGTTCCCGTCCCAGATCGAAAGCGTATTGCTGCAGCTGGGCAATACTGCGCCCTACTACCAGTTGATCGTGGGCAGAGTGAACAACACGGATACCCTGGAGATCCAGGTAGAGATTACACCGGAGATGTTCTCTGATACGGTCAGAAGCCTGGAGGAGCAGTCCCGGAACATTAAGCAGGCGGTGGAGTCCACCCTGGGCATTTCCGCAAAGATCACCCTGGTAGAGCCGAAAACCATTCCCAGAGTTGAGGGCAAAGCGGTGCGTGTGGTGGATACCCGGAAGCTGCACGATTAA
- a CDS encoding indolepyruvate oxidoreductase subunit beta, with translation METKSVMIVGVGGQGSLLASRILGNVLLAQGYDVKVSEVHGMSQRGGSVVTYVKYGDQVYSPIVEKGEADAIISFELLEAARWVSHLKKDGCLVVSKQQLDPMPVVTGAATYPENILEHLEALGIDVTAVDALALAESLGNAKASNVVLMGVVSRKLPFPEEVWQQALAQCVPAKFLELNKKAFALGRDVVA, from the coding sequence ATGGAAACAAAATCAGTCATGATCGTAGGCGTAGGCGGTCAGGGCAGCCTGCTGGCTTCCCGGATCCTGGGCAATGTGCTGCTGGCACAGGGCTATGACGTAAAGGTCAGCGAAGTACACGGCATGTCCCAGCGGGGCGGCTCTGTTGTGACCTATGTAAAATACGGGGATCAGGTGTATTCTCCCATCGTGGAAAAGGGTGAGGCGGATGCTATCATTTCCTTTGAACTGCTGGAGGCTGCACGCTGGGTATCCCATCTGAAAAAGGACGGCTGCCTGGTGGTATCCAAGCAGCAGCTGGATCCCATGCCGGTTGTCACCGGTGCAGCCACCTATCCGGAAAACATTCTGGAACATCTGGAAGCCCTGGGCATTGATGTGACCGCAGTGGACGCTCTGGCGCTGGCGGAATCTCTGGGCAATGCAAAGGCATCCAACGTGGTGCTGATGGGCGTGGTATCCCGGAAGCTGCCCTTCCCGGAGGAAGTATGGCAGCAGGCACTGGCGCAGTGTGTCCCGGCAAAATTCCTGGAGCTGAACAAAAAGGCATTTGCACTTGGCAGAGATGTAGTGGCATGA
- the iorA gene encoding indolepyruvate ferredoxin oxidoreductase subunit alpha, producing MKKLMLGNEAFARGLYESGCRVVSSYPGTPSTEITEEVAKYDEVYAEWAPNEKVAMEVALGASIAGARSFCGMKHVGLNVAADPLYTASYTGVNGGMVIAVADDPGMHSSQNEQDSRHHAIASKVPMLEPSDSGECKEYVKLAYEISEQFDAPVIVRMSTRVAHSQSSVELCDRIDGGLKPYEKTPQKYVMMPAFAKGRHVVVEERTEKLTAYAETSPLNRVEMHASKIGVITSGIAYQYAREALGDTVSYLKLGMVNPLPKKLILDFAAKCDKIYVIEELDDVIETHCRKLDIQVVGKELFGYIGELSQSIIAEKMLGEVKEYTTYPEQLPVRPPVMCPGCPHRGVFYALSKLKCIVSGDIGCYTLGAAAPLCAMDSTICMGASISGLHGFNKARGAESEQRAVAVIGDSTFMHSGMTGLVNIAYNATNSTVIILDNSITGMTGHQQNPTTGKNLKGDPAAAVCLEDLCKAIGIQRVRVVDPYHLAETETAIKEELAVAAPSVIISRRPCALLKYVKHKPALHVEADKCKSCKMCLKLGCPAISMREGKAVIDHTQCVGCGICMEQCKFGAIVE from the coding sequence ATGAAGAAGCTGATGCTTGGAAATGAAGCCTTCGCCAGAGGGCTTTACGAAAGCGGATGCCGGGTCGTATCAAGCTATCCCGGCACGCCGTCTACGGAAATTACAGAAGAAGTCGCAAAGTATGACGAGGTGTATGCAGAATGGGCACCCAATGAAAAGGTCGCCATGGAGGTTGCCCTGGGCGCATCCATTGCCGGTGCCAGAAGCTTCTGCGGTATGAAGCATGTAGGTCTGAATGTGGCAGCGGATCCCCTGTACACAGCATCCTACACCGGCGTCAACGGGGGCATGGTGATCGCCGTGGCGGATGATCCGGGCATGCACTCCTCCCAGAATGAGCAGGACAGCCGGCATCACGCCATTGCTTCCAAGGTGCCTATGCTAGAGCCCTCCGATTCCGGCGAATGCAAGGAATATGTAAAGCTGGCGTATGAGATCTCCGAGCAGTTTGATGCGCCGGTGATCGTCCGCATGTCCACCCGTGTGGCACATTCTCAGAGCTCTGTAGAGCTGTGTGACCGGATTGACGGGGGACTGAAGCCCTACGAAAAGACCCCCCAGAAATATGTCATGATGCCTGCTTTTGCAAAGGGCCGTCACGTAGTCGTGGAGGAGCGCACGGAAAAGCTGACTGCTTATGCGGAAACCTCCCCTCTGAACCGGGTAGAAATGCATGCTTCCAAGATCGGCGTTATCACCAGTGGCATTGCCTATCAGTATGCAAGAGAAGCCCTGGGGGATACGGTTTCCTATCTGAAGCTGGGTATGGTGAACCCTCTGCCCAAGAAGCTGATCCTGGATTTTGCAGCGAAGTGTGACAAGATCTATGTGATCGAGGAGCTGGATGATGTCATCGAGACCCACTGCCGCAAGCTGGACATCCAGGTGGTTGGCAAGGAGCTGTTTGGCTACATCGGAGAGCTGTCCCAGTCCATCATTGCGGAAAAGATGCTGGGTGAGGTGAAGGAATATACTACATATCCGGAGCAGCTGCCGGTACGTCCTCCGGTTATGTGCCCTGGCTGTCCGCACAGAGGCGTATTCTATGCTTTGTCCAAGCTCAAGTGCATCGTTTCCGGGGACATCGGCTGCTACACCCTGGGTGCGGCTGCGCCCCTGTGTGCAATGGACAGCACCATCTGTATGGGCGCATCCATCTCCGGGCTTCACGGCTTCAACAAGGCAAGAGGCGCTGAAAGCGAGCAGCGTGCAGTGGCAGTCATCGGCGACTCCACCTTTATGCACAGCGGCATGACCGGTCTTGTGAACATCGCATACAACGCTACCAATTCTACCGTTATCATTCTGGACAACTCCATCACCGGTATGACCGGTCATCAGCAGAATCCCACCACCGGCAAGAACCTGAAGGGGGATCCGGCGGCGGCAGTATGCCTGGAGGATCTCTGCAAAGCCATTGGCATTCAGCGTGTCCGGGTGGTAGATCCCTATCATCTGGCGGAAACCGAAACTGCCATCAAGGAAGAGCTGGCAGTGGCTGCGCCTTCCGTGATTATTTCCCGTCGTCCCTGTGCACTGCTGAAATATGTAAAGCACAAGCCGGCGCTGCATGTGGAAGCGGACAAGTGCAAGTCCTGCAAGATGTGTCTGAAGCTGGGATGTCCGGCGATTTCCATGCGTGAGGGCAAGGCTGTCATCGACCATACCCAGTGCGTAGGCTGCGGCATTTGCATGGAGCAGTGCAAGTTCGGTGCCATTGTGGAATAA
- a CDS encoding HAD-IIB family hydrolase — translation MKTLYISDLDGTLLTPDACLSERSTQLLQQLSAEGVLFSCATARSIVSVRSILSRVQMPVPVVLMNGVCIYDMHVRQYLHYETIGVQTALQVTEILEQMQVPAFLYTIEGQELGCFHHRLDDPVMEAYRAARPQRFDRPFTQVDSLTQAVSDRTIYITMVDQKDRIQKIRDAVAHLPGLQYAFYKDVYDRDSWYLELCGAGASKRQAVDYLRHAYGFAHIIGFGDNLNDLSLFAGCDECYAVANARDEVKAAATGVIGSNLEDAVPEWILEHYYHNQKG, via the coding sequence ATGAAGACCTTATACATATCTGATCTGGACGGTACCCTGCTTACACCGGATGCCTGCCTGTCAGAGCGCTCCACCCAACTGCTGCAGCAGCTGTCGGCGGAGGGTGTGCTTTTCTCCTGTGCGACTGCCCGCTCCATCGTATCCGTCCGCAGCATTCTGTCCCGGGTACAGATGCCCGTGCCGGTGGTGCTGATGAACGGGGTGTGCATCTATGACATGCATGTCCGGCAGTATCTGCATTATGAAACCATCGGAGTGCAGACAGCTCTTCAGGTGACGGAGATTCTGGAACAGATGCAGGTTCCGGCATTTCTCTATACGATTGAAGGACAGGAGCTGGGCTGTTTCCATCACCGTTTGGATGATCCGGTGATGGAAGCGTATCGGGCAGCAAGGCCCCAGCGCTTTGACCGCCCCTTTACCCAGGTGGACAGTCTGACCCAGGCGGTGTCTGATCGGACGATCTATATCACCATGGTGGATCAAAAAGATCGGATCCAGAAGATTCGGGATGCGGTTGCGCACCTGCCCGGTTTGCAGTATGCCTTTTATAAGGATGTGTATGACCGGGACTCCTGGTATCTGGAGCTTTGCGGGGCAGGTGCCTCCAAGCGCCAGGCAGTGGATTATCTCCGGCATGCTTACGGATTTGCGCATATCATCGGCTTTGGGGACAATCTCAATGACCTGTCCCTGTTTGCCGGATGTGACGAATGCTATGCTGTGGCAAATGCCAGGGATGAGGTAAAGGCAGCTGCCACCGGCGTTATTGGCAGCAACCTGGAGGATGCTGTGCCGGAGTGGATCCTGGAACATTATTATCACAATCAGAAAGGATAA
- a CDS encoding PIN domain-containing protein, whose protein sequence is MRIFLIDYENVNSFGLAGISRLDAEDRVVLFYSQSANTLNFEILDEIMQSPVRTEKVNLNQSGRNALDFQLVTYLGYLIAKQSADDFYIISRDMGYVATQQFCKKMLGVKVQIKPSIRDALADKTSVPVKKMTVSQPVMLQQPAPVEGKSGKKKSQKKQPKQITVQTKQTVPTVKTIRKLLLEIDPEIQTNRVKDIIQCMTDSESTAEFHNTLQRQFGGEDATDYYRGLKKFFADLQGNEK, encoded by the coding sequence ATGCGTATTTTTCTGATCGATTATGAGAATGTAAATTCCTTCGGACTGGCGGGGATCTCCCGGCTTGATGCAGAGGATCGGGTGGTTCTGTTCTACAGCCAGTCTGCCAATACCCTGAATTTTGAGATTCTGGATGAGATCATGCAATCTCCGGTTCGGACGGAAAAGGTGAATCTGAACCAGTCCGGCAGGAATGCGCTGGATTTTCAGCTGGTTACCTATCTGGGCTATCTGATCGCCAAGCAGAGTGCGGATGATTTTTATATCATCAGCCGGGATATGGGCTATGTGGCGACGCAGCAGTTCTGTAAGAAGATGCTGGGGGTAAAGGTACAGATCAAGCCATCCATCCGGGATGCTCTGGCGGATAAAACATCGGTTCCGGTGAAGAAGATGACCGTTTCGCAGCCGGTCATGCTTCAGCAGCCTGCTCCGGTTGAGGGTAAATCCGGCAAAAAGAAATCCCAGAAAAAGCAGCCCAAGCAGATCACGGTACAGACAAAGCAGACTGTGCCCACTGTGAAAACGATCCGGAAGCTTTTGCTGGAGATCGATCCGGAGATCCAGACCAATCGGGTGAAGGATATCATCCAGTGCATGACTGATAGCGAATCCACCGCAGAGTTTCACAATACCCTGCAGCGGCAGTTCGGCGGCGAGGATGCAACGGACTATTACCGGGGTCTGAAGAAATTTTTTGCGGATCTGCAGGGAAACGAGAAGTAA
- a CDS encoding PLP-dependent cysteine synthase family protein — MEQKIAALFDRIQPLIGHTPLLEISCTYKGKPRRVYAKAESYNLSGSIKDRVAFYVLKHAYETGQIQPGDLIAEATSGNTGIAFSAVGRYLGHPVVIYMPDWMSQERMRLIRSYGAEIRLVSKEEGGFLGSIRMTEELAAKGGVFLPCQFSNEDNSTAHYLTTGAEIAAQLSSIGLKADAVVAGVGTGGTVMGIGRRLRETNPACKLYPLEPENSPTLSTGYKTGKHRIQGISDEFVPPILKLEETDAVVAVDDVDSILMAQMLARELGIGVGISSGANFLGALKVGDLLGEEAVIATVFADDNKKYLSTDYSDTHQPKPGYLTPEIRLTGVRAIR, encoded by the coding sequence ATGGAACAGAAGATTGCAGCATTATTTGACCGGATCCAGCCGCTGATCGGTCACACACCCCTGCTGGAGATCAGCTGCACATATAAGGGAAAGCCACGTCGGGTATATGCCAAGGCGGAGTCCTACAACCTCAGCGGCAGCATCAAGGACCGTGTGGCATTCTATGTGCTGAAGCATGCTTACGAAACCGGACAGATCCAGCCGGGGGATCTGATCGCAGAGGCTACCAGCGGCAATACTGGTATTGCCTTTTCTGCGGTGGGCAGATATCTGGGGCACCCGGTGGTGATCTACATGCCGGACTGGATGAGCCAGGAGCGCATGCGACTGATCCGCAGCTATGGCGCCGAGATCCGCCTTGTCAGCAAGGAGGAGGGAGGCTTTCTGGGCTCCATCCGCATGACGGAGGAGCTTGCGGCGAAGGGTGGCGTATTTCTGCCCTGCCAGTTCTCCAACGAGGATAACAGCACCGCCCACTATCTGACCACCGGAGCTGAGATTGCAGCGCAGCTTTCTTCCATTGGTCTGAAAGCGGATGCAGTGGTGGCAGGTGTAGGCACCGGCGGCACGGTGATGGGTATCGGGCGGCGTTTACGGGAAACCAATCCTGCCTGCAAGCTGTATCCGCTGGAGCCGGAGAATTCACCAACCCTGTCTACGGGATACAAAACCGGCAAGCACCGGATCCAGGGCATTTCCGACGAGTTTGTGCCACCCATCCTCAAGCTGGAGGAAACGGACGCTGTGGTTGCGGTGGATGATGTGGATTCCATCCTTATGGCACAGATGCTGGCACGGGAGCTGGGCATCGGCGTAGGGATCTCCTCCGGCGCAAACTTCCTGGGCGCTCTGAAGGTAGGGGATCTGCTGGGGGAGGAAGCGGTCATTGCCACCGTGTTTGCAGACGACAACAAGAAGTATCTGTCTACGGATTACTCCGATACCCATCAGCCCAAGCCCGGTTATCTGACGCCGGAGATCCGGCTGACCGGGGTGCGTGCAATCCGCTGA
- a CDS encoding peptidylprolyl isomerase, with protein MIQIEMENGKKIKIELYPDIAPISCENFEKLVRQGFYNGLTFHRVIPGFMIQGGCPDGTGMGGPGWSIKGEFAANGVKNDLKHTRGVLSMARSMMPNSAGSQFFIMHEDAPHLDGQYAAFGKVIEGMDVVDEIAQVATDYNDKPTTPQIMKSVTVID; from the coding sequence ATGATTCAGATTGAAATGGAAAACGGGAAAAAGATCAAGATCGAGCTGTATCCCGACATTGCGCCCATCTCCTGTGAAAACTTTGAGAAGCTGGTGCGTCAGGGCTTTTATAACGGCCTTACCTTCCACCGGGTGATTCCCGGCTTTATGATCCAGGGCGGCTGTCCGGATGGCACCGGTATGGGCGGTCCCGGTTGGTCTATCAAGGGCGAATTTGCCGCAAACGGCGTGAAGAATGATTTGAAGCACACCCGTGGCGTGTTGTCCATGGCACGGTCTATGATGCCCAATTCCGCAGGCTCCCAGTTCTTTATCATGCATGAGGATGCGCCCCACCTGGATGGGCAGTATGCTGCATTCGGCAAGGTCATAGAGGGTATGGATGTGGTAGACGAGATCGCACAGGTTGCAACGGACTACAACGATAAGCCTACAACGCCTCAGATCATGAAGTCTGTGACGGTTATTGACTGA
- a CDS encoding GGDEF domain-containing protein, which produces MQKPLNIAVMVSGIDEEYQHDILQGIHEFARNHHINICHFIAFGGMLGNPNHDAGEYNIFNLVNYDKLDGAILLTNTICSSSMKQTILNSVQKCGLPTAVIDQDIPGCYYIGIDNYTAMHEIVNHVIEAHGCRRINYISGPTNNPESLLRLQAYRDALSEHQIPVEEERIFHGLFRGQDGREAAEAFLSSELEFPEAIVSANDNMALSALITLESRGVHCPQDVIITGFDNIRSARNCTPELTSVSRPLTESGRRACEMVYHHIRQKGEQERTVILDATPVLTESCGCKHCMSDSIEDFKRNNYKIIERYNIDVRRNSRMACTLTESDSYAKSLDKLKDCILEINCESFYLCLCENWAGTFNNAEDGSAPMDYAFNDYISEGYSRKMQVALAYRDGKFLENVPDFETSLMLPEIYEPEDAGKTYYFMPIHFRERCLGYCVICNSTFPLESASFVSWVMNISNSLENVRKMRCLSAVVKELDKLYIIDNLSGIYNRNGFSRNTQELYQYCQEHRVPVMVMFLDMDGLKHINDTYGHKSGDVAIRAMGQCLKLACKDGEIYSRFGGDEFLVFAVNYTEEKAKLLELAILEEFRNYNETHSNPFDVEASIGYHIEVPQPDMPVFSLITLADQKMYEQKKRKKTSRYLRR; this is translated from the coding sequence ATGCAAAAACCACTGAACATCGCTGTAATGGTATCAGGCATTGACGAAGAATACCAGCATGACATCCTGCAGGGCATACACGAATTTGCACGCAATCATCACATCAACATCTGTCATTTCATCGCCTTTGGCGGCATGCTGGGCAACCCGAACCACGATGCCGGAGAATACAACATCTTTAATCTGGTAAACTACGACAAGCTGGACGGCGCCATCCTTCTGACAAATACCATATGCTCCTCCAGTATGAAGCAGACCATTCTGAACAGTGTGCAGAAATGCGGTCTGCCCACCGCAGTGATCGACCAGGACATTCCCGGCTGCTACTACATAGGAATTGACAATTACACTGCGATGCATGAGATCGTCAACCATGTGATCGAAGCACACGGCTGCCGGCGGATCAATTACATTTCCGGCCCCACCAACAACCCGGAAAGCCTGCTGCGTTTACAGGCTTACAGAGATGCGCTAAGCGAGCACCAGATCCCCGTAGAAGAGGAGCGAATTTTTCACGGTCTCTTCCGGGGGCAGGATGGCAGAGAGGCGGCGGAAGCTTTCCTTTCCTCTGAGCTGGAATTTCCGGAGGCTATTGTCAGTGCCAATGACAATATGGCACTTTCCGCCCTAATCACCCTGGAAAGCAGAGGGGTTCACTGTCCCCAGGACGTGATCATCACCGGCTTTGACAATATTCGCTCCGCCCGCAACTGTACCCCGGAGCTGACCTCTGTTTCCCGTCCCCTGACGGAATCCGGCAGACGTGCCTGTGAAATGGTCTATCATCACATCCGGCAGAAGGGAGAACAGGAGCGCACGGTAATCCTGGACGCCACCCCCGTGCTCACAGAAAGCTGCGGCTGCAAGCACTGTATGAGCGACAGCATCGAGGATTTTAAGCGGAACAATTACAAGATCATCGAACGGTACAACATTGATGTACGCCGGAACAGCCGTATGGCATGTACGCTGACAGAATCTGACTCCTATGCAAAGAGCCTTGACAAGCTGAAAGACTGCATCCTGGAGATCAACTGCGAGTCCTTCTACCTGTGCCTGTGTGAAAACTGGGCAGGTACATTCAACAACGCAGAGGATGGATCCGCCCCCATGGACTATGCGTTCAACGACTATATCTCCGAAGGCTACTCCCGGAAAATGCAGGTGGCGCTTGCCTACCGGGACGGAAAGTTCCTGGAGAATGTGCCGGACTTTGAAACCAGTCTGATGCTGCCGGAAATTTATGAGCCTGAGGATGCAGGAAAAACATACTATTTTATGCCCATCCACTTCAGAGAACGCTGTCTGGGATACTGCGTGATCTGCAACAGCACCTTCCCGCTGGAAAGCGCAAGCTTTGTATCCTGGGTCATGAATATCAGCAATTCCTTGGAAAATGTGCGGAAAATGCGCTGTCTGAGTGCAGTCGTCAAGGAGCTTGACAAGCTGTACATCATCGACAATCTGTCCGGAATCTACAATCGGAACGGATTCAGCCGGAATACCCAGGAGCTGTACCAGTACTGCCAGGAGCATCGGGTTCCGGTCATGGTCATGTTCCTGGATATGGACGGACTGAAGCACATCAACGATACCTACGGACATAAATCCGGTGATGTTGCCATCCGTGCCATGGGACAGTGCCTGAAGCTGGCATGCAAGGACGGAGAGATCTACTCCCGGTTCGGCGGAGACGAGTTCCTGGTCTTTGCGGTCAATTACACCGAAGAAAAGGCAAAGCTTCTGGAACTGGCAATCCTGGAGGAATTCCGCAATTATAACGAAACCCACAGCAATCCCTTTGACGTAGAAGCCAGCATTGGCTACCACATTGAAGTCCCCCAGCCGGATATGCCGGTATTTTCTCTGATTACCCTTGCGGATCAGAAAATGTACGAACAGAAAAAACGGAAAAAGACATCCCGCTATTTAAGACGATAA
- a CDS encoding GGDEF domain-containing protein, which translates to MSNKKKIAVFLSGLDEEYQNQITQGIHEFAAAHNIDVLHFIAFGGILNNGSYDTGEYNIFRLPNLQELDGVILLTNTIDSPETVREIISQVRASGVPAVSVDADYQDFFSICVDNHSAMAQIVRHFTNEHGLRRINYVSGPDDNPDSIARLAAYKQVLEEHNIPIEEARIYHGTFQRRDGRTAVDVFLRSDLPMPEAIVCANDTMAVSVIGALNARGIRVPGDIMVSGFDNTYNARNYAPEISSVARPLGQCGALACQLLYNAWHGVPQTRVHKLEMQPRFTESCGCGAHYCDTIRDFKKHNYQIQEDFNVDISLLSRMACSLVECANYEEYIEALKEFVLETNCEEFYLCLCENWLGHALPATQAEPDPSTADACLIHGYTQRMLVPLSYYEGKFRCHEDFHVDQMLPALYRQVDHMRCFYFVPLHFREHCLGYYAICNTAFPMRSSLFHSWSLNLSNSMENIRRIIYLDHAVQELDKLYATDPLSGIANRNGFRRQTEPVFARCIAEKHPVMVMFIDMDGLKMINDTYGHKSGDIAIRSMATILHECCTNGEICCRFGGDEFIVFAANYTQQDADRMTDSIQKKLEDYNRATSMPFALHASSGYHIAVPTPDKSLFAMVTLADTIMYAEKRKKRHSKYLKSSSSIRQDAESN; encoded by the coding sequence ATGAGCAATAAGAAAAAGATCGCCGTATTTTTATCAGGTCTGGATGAGGAATACCAGAATCAGATCACACAGGGCATCCATGAGTTTGCCGCTGCACACAACATAGATGTACTGCATTTTATCGCCTTTGGGGGCATTCTGAACAACGGCAGCTATGATACGGGAGAGTACAACATTTTCCGTTTGCCGAATTTGCAGGAGCTGGACGGGGTCATTCTGCTGACCAATACGATCGACAGCCCGGAAACCGTCCGGGAGATCATCAGTCAGGTTCGGGCATCCGGCGTGCCTGCTGTCAGTGTGGATGCAGATTACCAGGATTTCTTCTCCATCTGCGTGGACAACCACAGTGCCATGGCGCAGATCGTCCGGCATTTTACGAATGAACACGGACTGCGGCGGATCAACTATGTTTCCGGGCCAGATGATAATCCGGACAGCATTGCACGACTGGCTGCCTACAAACAGGTTCTGGAGGAACACAATATTCCCATCGAGGAAGCTCGCATTTATCACGGCACCTTTCAGCGCCGGGATGGCAGAACTGCCGTAGATGTATTTCTCCGTTCCGATCTGCCCATGCCGGAAGCCATTGTCTGCGCCAACGACACCATGGCGGTATCCGTGATCGGAGCCCTGAATGCACGCGGCATCCGGGTACCGGGGGATATTATGGTATCCGGTTTTGACAATACCTACAACGCCCGGAATTATGCGCCGGAGATCAGCTCTGTGGCAAGGCCCCTGGGACAGTGCGGCGCCCTTGCATGCCAATTGCTGTATAACGCCTGGCATGGCGTTCCGCAGACCCGTGTACACAAACTGGAAATGCAGCCACGCTTTACGGAAAGCTGCGGCTGTGGTGCCCATTACTGTGATACCATCCGGGATTTCAAAAAGCACAACTACCAGATCCAGGAGGATTTCAACGTGGACATCTCCCTGTTGAGTCGCATGGCTTGCTCTCTGGTGGAATGTGCCAATTACGAGGAATATATCGAAGCCCTCAAGGAATTTGTGCTGGAAACCAACTGTGAGGAATTCTACCTGTGCCTTTGCGAAAACTGGCTGGGGCATGCCTTGCCCGCAACCCAGGCGGAACCGGATCCCTCCACAGCCGATGCCTGTCTGATCCATGGCTACACCCAGCGCATGCTGGTTCCCCTGTCCTATTATGAGGGGAAATTCCGCTGCCATGAGGATTTCCATGTGGATCAGATGCTGCCGGCTCTGTATCGGCAGGTGGATCACATGCGCTGCTTCTACTTCGTGCCCCTGCACTTCCGGGAGCATTGCCTTGGGTATTATGCCATCTGCAATACCGCATTTCCCATGCGCAGTTCCCTGTTCCATTCCTGGTCATTGAATCTGAGCAATTCTATGGAGAACATCCGGCGCATTATCTACCTGGATCATGCGGTGCAGGAGCTGGATAAGCTGTATGCAACGGATCCCCTTTCCGGCATTGCCAACCGGAACGGCTTCCGCCGCCAGACCGAGCCTGTTTTCGCACGGTGCATTGCAGAGAAGCATCCGGTCATGGTCATGTTCATCGACATGGACGGACTGAAAATGATCAACGATACCTATGGACATAAATCCGGGGATATCGCCATCCGCAGCATGGCGACCATTCTGCATGAATGCTGCACAAACGGAGAAATCTGCTGTCGGTTCGGCGGCGACGAATTCATTGTCTTTGCCGCAAATTATACCCAGCAGGATGCGGATCGGATGACCGACAGCATTCAGAAAAAACTGGAGGATTACAACCGGGCAACCAGCATGCCCTTTGCCCTGCATGCCAGCAGCGGTTACCACATTGCCGTGCCCACGCCGGATAAATCCCTTTTTGCAATGGTCACCTTGGCGGATACAATCATGTATGCAGAAAAGCGCAAGAAACGCCACTCCAAGTACCTCAAAAGCAGCAGTTCCATCCGGCAGGATGCCGAATCCAATTAA